Proteins co-encoded in one Synechococcus elongatus PCC 6301 genomic window:
- a CDS encoding adenylate/guanylate cyclase domain-containing protein, with amino-acid sequence MMQSNPIDRWCWRLLITASLLLGGLTAWMPRTLQRTDRALQQQLLLLQGTRPAPNDLLIVKIDDASFDQAAFFRDDPRAPAWAQDLEGFPWPRAIYAQIIDRLFAAGARAIAIDLLFVTPSAFGPADDAALAQRLQRYGDRISLATEYREPDGSGGGLSLGSLTETLGPNLRVGYINTLPADNGQILDHPARYRETVVEPLGLPLLPSLPETLQTQQSPARALRYYGPRGHLPQISAWQVLDDAEWQRIQGRVRDRLILIGPTAASLQDQHATPWGVQAGVEILATALANDRDRSGLRFWPQSASLRALLISLFLIAIVLLSQRGRSLRWQIAPSIGGALLWLGVAWVSLLVGWALPLLLPLVGSLTIGVSTGAAAYLREGVERRRLRQTFERYVAPAVVAEILQSPLEAQQLLRGQRRVVTVLFCDLRGFTALTRDRASLGDEEALINQLNEYLTAMVAAITQVGGTIDKFIGDAVMAVFGSPLSQGEAADATAAIDAALAMRQALHELNQRWQAEGRPTLDNGIGMHCGPVLAGNIGSPQRLEFTVMGDTVNLASRLESMTKELQAPIVISQALLQVLGDRLQTRSLGRSAIRGYGEVALYAVEGWAIAPNRLPVPGARAPEHPTLSEHA; translated from the coding sequence ATGATGCAGTCCAACCCGATCGATCGTTGGTGCTGGCGCTTATTGATCACGGCCAGCCTGCTGTTGGGTGGTTTGACCGCTTGGATGCCCCGCACGTTGCAGCGGACCGACCGAGCGTTGCAACAGCAGTTGTTACTGCTGCAGGGCACACGCCCAGCGCCCAATGATTTGCTGATCGTCAAAATCGACGATGCCAGCTTTGATCAAGCGGCCTTCTTTCGGGATGATCCCCGTGCTCCGGCCTGGGCGCAAGACTTAGAGGGCTTCCCGTGGCCGCGAGCAATCTATGCCCAAATCATCGATCGCCTGTTTGCTGCCGGTGCTCGGGCGATCGCGATCGACCTCCTGTTTGTGACGCCTAGCGCCTTTGGGCCTGCTGATGATGCGGCTCTGGCCCAGCGGCTACAGCGCTACGGCGATCGCATCAGCTTGGCGACGGAGTATCGCGAGCCGGATGGCAGTGGGGGCGGATTGAGCCTAGGCTCCTTGACTGAAACCCTCGGTCCCAATCTGCGAGTCGGCTACATCAATACGCTACCCGCGGATAACGGCCAAATCCTCGATCACCCTGCTCGCTACCGCGAAACGGTCGTTGAACCTCTCGGGCTGCCGCTCTTGCCCAGTTTGCCTGAGACTTTACAGACGCAGCAATCGCCGGCCCGTGCTCTGCGCTACTACGGCCCACGCGGGCACCTACCGCAGATTTCAGCCTGGCAAGTTTTGGATGATGCTGAGTGGCAGCGGATTCAAGGCCGAGTGCGCGATCGCCTCATTTTGATTGGCCCCACTGCTGCCTCCTTGCAGGATCAGCATGCGACCCCTTGGGGTGTTCAGGCCGGAGTCGAAATTTTAGCCACCGCCCTCGCTAACGATCGCGATCGCTCCGGGCTGCGGTTCTGGCCCCAATCTGCTTCCCTCCGAGCCTTACTAATTAGTTTGTTTCTGATTGCAATCGTGCTGTTGTCCCAACGAGGGCGATCGCTGCGCTGGCAGATTGCCCCGTCGATCGGCGGTGCTCTGCTCTGGCTAGGCGTCGCTTGGGTCAGCTTACTGGTGGGTTGGGCCTTACCCCTGTTGTTGCCGCTGGTAGGGAGTTTGACGATTGGGGTCAGCACGGGTGCGGCGGCCTATCTCCGAGAAGGGGTCGAGCGTCGTCGCCTCCGTCAAACCTTTGAGCGCTATGTTGCGCCAGCGGTGGTAGCAGAAATTCTCCAGAGCCCCCTCGAAGCTCAGCAGTTGCTGCGAGGCCAGCGGAGAGTTGTCACCGTCCTGTTCTGTGATCTGCGCGGCTTTACTGCCTTGACCCGCGATCGTGCCAGCTTGGGCGATGAAGAAGCGCTGATCAACCAACTCAACGAATATCTGACCGCCATGGTGGCCGCCATTACCCAAGTCGGCGGCACGATCGATAAATTCATCGGTGATGCCGTTATGGCGGTGTTTGGCTCGCCGCTCTCGCAAGGCGAAGCGGCTGATGCTACCGCTGCAATTGACGCTGCTTTGGCGATGCGCCAGGCACTTCATGAGCTCAACCAACGCTGGCAAGCGGAAGGACGACCTACCCTCGATAACGGCATCGGCATGCACTGTGGGCCGGTCCTTGCAGGAAACATTGGCTCGCCACAGCGGCTGGAATTCACAGTGATGGGCGATACGGTCAACTTGGCCAGTCGCTTGGAAAGTATGACCAAGGAACTCCAAGCCCCGATTGTGATCAGTCAAGCCCTGCTGCAGGTGCTCGGCGATCGCCTGCAAACGCGATCGCTGGGGCGCTCTGCAATTCGGGGGTATGGCGAAGTCGCCCTCTATGCTGTCGAGGGTTGGGCGATCGCCCCAAACAGGCTCCCCGTCCCAGGCGCTAGGGCTCCTGAGCATCCCACCTTGTCTGAGCATGCGTGA
- a CDS encoding mechanosensitive ion channel domain-containing protein encodes MDLFDRLEQWTSTPLLRLGSSQISLGSLILLAVLAGLLLYLMRQMNRWLREIVLVRLGVERGPREAIATITSYLLTSLILIIGLQAIGVDLSSLTVLAGVLGLGLSLGLQRLAASFFSGITLLIEQPIKVGDLVSLDGVLGTVEKISFRATAVRTLDHVHVIVPNDRLVDSNIINWSYQNTASRVHLPISVAYGTDPLWLTDALLTVARQDSRVLTQPAPTVWFRSFGDSTLNFELLFWTDRPELIEPIKSDLNFRIASEFERREIQIPFPQLVLHRHRSVTTSELPDDYLPSLLRRVDLFRDYDDSQIRWLIEKGRRRTCVVGDVLCREGELGEEFYLILNGRFSVQVKGREEAIATLESGNFFGELAVMLDIPRTATVVALEPGTLFVVDRNNLRHLLERCPNLSQVMAEQLAQRQQVLTNAGLLTPTANQSRPDQLRGILRRVLRL; translated from the coding sequence ATGGATCTTTTTGATCGCCTCGAACAATGGACCAGCACCCCCTTGCTCCGGCTGGGAAGTAGCCAGATTTCCCTCGGTTCACTGATTTTGCTGGCGGTTCTGGCAGGTTTGCTGCTCTATCTGATGCGCCAGATGAACCGCTGGTTGCGTGAAATTGTTTTGGTTCGGCTGGGTGTAGAGCGAGGCCCTCGCGAGGCGATCGCAACAATCACTAGCTATTTACTGACGAGTTTGATCTTGATCATTGGCCTGCAAGCGATCGGGGTCGATCTCAGTTCCCTCACGGTGCTAGCAGGGGTTTTGGGCCTTGGCTTAAGTCTAGGTTTACAGCGCCTAGCTGCTAGCTTTTTTAGTGGCATTACTCTACTGATTGAACAACCGATTAAGGTCGGTGATCTGGTGAGTTTAGATGGTGTTTTAGGAACAGTTGAAAAGATCTCATTTCGGGCAACAGCCGTTCGGACCCTCGACCATGTCCACGTGATTGTGCCCAACGATCGCCTCGTCGATTCCAACATTATTAATTGGAGCTATCAAAATACAGCCAGCCGCGTGCATCTACCGATCAGTGTGGCCTACGGCACCGACCCCCTCTGGCTGACTGATGCCTTGCTGACCGTCGCTCGCCAAGATAGTCGCGTACTCACTCAACCAGCGCCGACCGTTTGGTTTCGGAGTTTTGGCGATTCGACACTCAACTTCGAATTACTCTTTTGGACCGATCGCCCAGAGCTGATTGAGCCGATTAAAAGTGATTTGAATTTTCGGATTGCCAGTGAATTTGAACGGCGCGAGATTCAAATTCCCTTCCCTCAATTGGTCCTGCATCGACATCGCTCGGTGACAACTAGCGAACTACCCGACGACTACCTACCCAGCTTGCTACGACGGGTAGATCTCTTCCGGGATTATGACGACAGCCAAATTCGCTGGCTGATCGAAAAGGGCCGTCGTCGCACTTGCGTGGTGGGTGACGTCCTTTGTCGTGAGGGTGAACTCGGCGAAGAGTTTTATCTGATTCTGAACGGTCGTTTTAGTGTGCAAGTTAAGGGCCGAGAAGAAGCGATCGCCACTCTCGAATCGGGCAACTTTTTTGGGGAGTTGGCGGTGATGCTCGACATCCCTCGGACAGCGACCGTGGTTGCCCTCGAACCAGGTACATTGTTTGTCGTCGATCGCAATAATCTGCGGCATTTGCTAGAGCGCTGTCCAAACCTATCCCAGGTGATGGCCGAGCAGTTGGCCCAGCGTCAACAGGTTTTGACGAACGCAGGCTTGCTAACACCTACAGCCAATCAATCGCGCCCTGATCAACTGCGGGGAATTCTGCGCCGCGTCCTGCGCCTCTAA
- a CDS encoding DUF1815 family protein, which produces MFIRLAEQHRQFVKDLVMSLQALATALENQGYLASCYTCGGQMNSASFMVSLGNDHLIRFLVSDYGITWTEMRDDRELMKLEGAEAISQLQELANLIKQQITPQNCQLRTLKV; this is translated from the coding sequence GTGTTCATACGGCTTGCAGAACAACACCGACAATTCGTTAAAGATCTCGTCATGAGCTTGCAAGCTCTGGCGACTGCTCTCGAGAACCAAGGCTATCTCGCCTCTTGCTACACCTGCGGTGGGCAAATGAATAGCGCTTCATTCATGGTGAGCTTGGGGAACGACCATCTGATTCGCTTTCTGGTGTCTGACTACGGCATCACTTGGACTGAGATGCGCGACGATCGCGAGCTGATGAAGCTAGAAGGCGCAGAAGCGATTAGCCAACTCCAAGAGCTGGCCAACCTGATCAAGCAGCAAATCACGCCACAAAACTGCCAACTCCGCACCCTCAAAGTTTAG
- a CDS encoding DUF2839 domain-containing protein: MGEAKRRQSSDANAKANQPLLPGLPITKQQSEQFIAITTKGAWIGIGALVLVWFTVRLIGPTLGWWELAD, translated from the coding sequence GTGGGAGAAGCTAAGCGCCGTCAAAGCAGCGATGCCAACGCGAAAGCGAATCAACCCCTGTTGCCTGGGCTGCCCATTACCAAACAACAGTCCGAGCAATTTATCGCCATCACGACCAAGGGAGCCTGGATCGGCATTGGAGCACTAGTGCTGGTTTGGTTCACCGTCCGCCTGATTGGACCGACCCTAGGCTGGTGGGAACTAGCAGACTAG
- a CDS encoding prephenate/arogenate dehydrogenase yields MRIGIVGLGLIGGSLGFDWRDRGHRLLGYSRRPATCERAIARGVVDHASPNPAVLTEAEVIVLATPLGVLETTVRELRDYWHPEAIVTDVGSVKQPIVAALDPLWPRFVGGHPMAGTAENGIEAALRGLFQNRPYVLTPTDQTDPAAIAVVAQLAQELGSVVLHCDPASHDRAVATISHLPVFISASLIQTCLQEPDPAVQTLAATLASSGFCDTSRVGGGNPELGVMMARYNQAALLEQIDRYQIQLERLKTAIAAADEPAIAAILQQNQEMRPRYL; encoded by the coding sequence ATGCGCATCGGCATTGTTGGACTGGGCCTGATTGGCGGCTCTCTGGGGTTTGATTGGCGCGATCGCGGTCACAGGCTCTTGGGCTACAGTCGTCGTCCTGCGACCTGTGAGCGGGCGATCGCGCGGGGCGTTGTCGACCATGCCAGTCCAAATCCAGCTGTGCTGACAGAGGCTGAAGTGATCGTCTTGGCGACCCCCTTGGGGGTGCTGGAAACGACCGTGCGGGAATTGCGGGATTACTGGCATCCGGAGGCGATCGTCACCGATGTCGGCTCGGTTAAACAGCCGATCGTGGCTGCCTTGGACCCCCTCTGGCCGCGCTTTGTGGGGGGGCACCCGATGGCGGGCACTGCTGAAAATGGGATTGAAGCCGCACTGCGGGGCCTGTTCCAGAATCGGCCCTACGTGCTGACGCCCACTGACCAGACGGATCCAGCGGCGATCGCGGTGGTTGCACAGTTGGCACAGGAACTGGGATCGGTGGTGCTGCACTGCGACCCCGCCAGCCACGATCGCGCGGTGGCCACGATTTCCCATTTGCCGGTCTTTATCAGCGCCAGCCTGATTCAGACCTGTCTGCAGGAACCGGATCCGGCGGTGCAAACCTTGGCAGCCACTCTCGCTAGCTCTGGCTTCTGCGATACGAGTCGGGTGGGTGGCGGCAATCCAGAGCTGGGGGTAATGATGGCTCGCTATAACCAAGCAGCACTGCTCGAGCAGATCGATCGCTATCAGATCCAGCTGGAACGCCTAAAGACTGCGATCGCCGCCGCCGATGAACCGGCGATCGCCGCAATCCTGCAGCAAAATCAGGAGATGCGGCCACGCTATCTTTAG
- a CDS encoding FecR family protein translates to MAIAWTRRLLGLALLGSGAGLVGSPAIAADQATIVEILDGNQVFINNRQVPINSRANRDQVVRTGASRTQLRFSDQAIGRLGQQSVIKIGSRCFQISRGQILISGPQNGCTKSARLSVRGTNYVVEVAEDGTTNISVLEGQVAVTTFKGQPGAGDTNPDPTLTTNPNLKEPGDPTIQVPGGNNPAGQIPAPPSNGGASSLSTDPTLTEPGDPIETFPESEGETVVLQAGQQLQLSPEGVLLTILQLTAGDFAGLLQGQLFSGYQEPLPGLSSILNQYQILFPGVGLPGIPGIPTPSVPRLPFFF, encoded by the coding sequence ATGGCGATCGCATGGACTCGTAGGCTCTTGGGCTTGGCACTGTTGGGCAGTGGTGCTGGGCTCGTGGGTAGCCCGGCGATCGCGGCCGATCAAGCCACCATTGTGGAAATTCTGGACGGCAACCAAGTCTTCATTAACAATCGCCAAGTCCCAATCAACAGTCGTGCCAATCGTGATCAGGTCGTTCGAACCGGCGCTTCCCGCACTCAACTCCGCTTTAGTGATCAGGCGATCGGGCGGCTGGGGCAACAGTCTGTCATCAAAATTGGTTCCCGTTGCTTTCAGATCAGTCGCGGGCAAATTCTGATTTCTGGCCCCCAAAATGGCTGCACAAAATCGGCTCGGCTGAGTGTGCGGGGGACAAACTACGTCGTCGAAGTGGCTGAGGATGGAACCACCAATATCTCGGTGCTCGAAGGTCAGGTCGCTGTTACCACCTTTAAGGGCCAACCCGGTGCTGGGGACACCAATCCTGACCCGACCCTGACCACCAATCCCAACTTGAAGGAGCCGGGCGATCCGACCATTCAAGTTCCTGGCGGCAACAATCCTGCTGGACAGATTCCGGCACCGCCGAGCAACGGAGGTGCCTCCTCGCTGTCTACCGATCCCACGCTGACGGAGCCGGGCGATCCGATTGAGACCTTCCCCGAAAGTGAGGGCGAGACGGTCGTTCTGCAGGCTGGTCAGCAGCTGCAACTCAGCCCAGAGGGGGTTCTGCTGACCATTTTGCAGCTGACAGCGGGCGATTTTGCGGGCTTGCTGCAAGGCCAACTCTTCAGTGGCTACCAGGAGCCACTACCCGGTTTGTCCAGCATTCTGAACCAGTACCAAATTCTCTTTCCGGGCGTGGGTTTGCCTGGTATTCCCGGCATCCCAACCCCTTCAGTTCCGCGCCTTCCGTTCTTTTTCTAA
- a CDS encoding helicase C-terminal domain-containing protein, whose translation MFEVEVHQLLRRWLREQTAEDAWPHHLSVARLAARSLRLQQPTLLHLPASGGDRLYLCSVLLPLLLWQGPVVILAAPPLRDRLLHREIPLLQSHFNLAKSLLIADQLPRPDFQGVWLTDLDRWRSHQADYPHWPLAVMAADDFEAQLITAASAVITPQDWEVLRCCQPAAQGQLQDWQARLTFQLFQRPINPTGTYRLEAADLEPLQIWLRSQLDLPAAWQTWLQVPVPAVEVAQLDRATGQFQLWRQPLAIAELAAPLWRDRPLLLAAEACDAAGQAPAWIRRLGLPDPVSAQFGSDRHAPGLRLFLPRQAVLPNTPHFQQALLHELRLLLLWLGNQSVVLIVDDRPLQQQVASALAAEWGSRVQVGATAKLADNSIHLCSMSTWLGLQSQRPTPTAIAIASLPFASAEQPLTAARIEFYKQQRWDWFREFLLPDALMQLQQAIAPLRKNSGLLAIYDGRLQRRSYGQAFLEAIAPSEHLRQLSFENQANPWLAPEDSSL comes from the coding sequence ATGTTTGAGGTCGAAGTTCACCAATTGCTGCGCCGCTGGCTGCGAGAGCAAACTGCAGAAGATGCCTGGCCGCATCATCTCAGTGTGGCGCGGCTCGCAGCTCGTTCCTTGCGCCTCCAGCAACCAACGCTGCTACACCTCCCCGCCAGTGGTGGCGATCGCCTCTATCTATGCAGCGTGCTGCTCCCTCTGTTGCTCTGGCAAGGCCCAGTGGTGATTCTGGCAGCCCCACCCCTGCGCGATCGCCTGCTGCACCGCGAGATTCCTTTACTCCAAAGCCACTTCAACCTCGCCAAGTCGCTGCTGATTGCCGACCAGCTGCCGCGACCTGATTTCCAAGGCGTTTGGCTAACCGATCTAGACCGCTGGCGATCGCACCAAGCGGACTATCCCCACTGGCCCCTAGCCGTGATGGCAGCAGATGACTTTGAAGCCCAATTGATCACTGCAGCGAGCGCTGTGATTACGCCCCAGGATTGGGAAGTGCTGCGCTGTTGCCAGCCTGCAGCCCAAGGGCAACTGCAAGACTGGCAAGCCCGACTGACTTTCCAACTCTTTCAGCGCCCGATCAATCCTACGGGAACCTATCGCCTTGAGGCCGCCGACCTAGAACCCCTGCAAATCTGGTTGCGATCGCAGCTTGATTTACCAGCGGCTTGGCAGACCTGGCTACAGGTTCCAGTCCCAGCTGTGGAGGTGGCCCAGCTCGATCGCGCAACTGGTCAGTTCCAGCTCTGGCGACAGCCCTTGGCGATTGCGGAACTCGCTGCTCCTCTCTGGCGCGATCGCCCTTTACTCTTGGCCGCTGAAGCCTGTGATGCAGCTGGCCAAGCCCCGGCCTGGATTCGCCGGCTTGGGCTTCCTGATCCTGTCAGCGCCCAGTTTGGTAGCGATCGTCATGCCCCAGGCCTCCGGCTATTTCTGCCGCGGCAAGCCGTTCTGCCCAACACCCCGCACTTTCAGCAAGCGCTTCTGCACGAATTGCGATTGCTGCTGCTTTGGCTAGGCAACCAGTCTGTGGTGCTGATTGTCGACGACCGCCCTCTACAGCAGCAGGTCGCCAGCGCTCTCGCAGCGGAATGGGGCAGCCGAGTTCAAGTAGGCGCCACTGCAAAGTTGGCAGACAACAGCATCCATCTCTGTAGCATGAGCACCTGGCTGGGGCTGCAAAGCCAACGTCCTACACCGACGGCGATCGCGATCGCCTCACTGCCCTTTGCCAGTGCTGAACAGCCGCTGACGGCGGCGCGGATTGAATTTTACAAGCAGCAACGCTGGGACTGGTTTCGAGAGTTCCTGCTCCCCGATGCACTGATGCAACTACAACAGGCGATCGCTCCCCTGCGCAAAAACAGCGGCCTCTTGGCTATCTATGACGGTCGCCTCCAGCGCCGTAGCTACGGGCAAGCATTCCTTGAAGCGATCGCCCCCAGTGAACACTTGCGCCAGCTCAGCTTTGAGAATCAAGCCAACCCTTGGCTTGCCCCAGAAGACAGCAGCCTCTGA